Proteins from a genomic interval of Hippocampus zosterae strain Florida chromosome 14, ASM2543408v3, whole genome shotgun sequence:
- the nkx2.2a gene encoding homeobox protein Nkx-2.2a isoform X3: MPKRPCGCLPCAPCVPCHMSDLAGCSITWWIRFMRADQPYMDSSDKRIVRQKGAVAATFFVVAPPHQNMSLTNTKTGFSVKDILDLPDTNDEEGSITGAEEDTEGSESTSTTKSAGVLLKSPLENVQNLPLKNPFYDTSDNPYTRWLATTDSIQYSLFLPFLAAAAVHGLTAGSQDSAKSPEPSADDESPDNDKETSSSGGSDSGKKRKRRVLFSKAQTYELERRFRQQRYLSAPEREHLASLIRLTPTQVKIWFQNHRYKMKRARAEKGMEVSHLPSPRRVAVPVLVRDGKPCHTLKAQDLAATFQAGIPFTAYGAQSLQHMQYNAQYGATATPHFPTAHHLVQTQQWTW, from the exons ATGCCAAAACGTCCCTGTGGATGTCTGCCGTGCGCACCCTGCGTCCCCTGTCACATGTCGGATTTAGCTGGGTGCAGCATTACTTGGTGGATCAG GTTCATGCGTGCAGACCAACCTTATATGGACTCATCGGACAAG CGGATTGTCCGACAGAAAGGTGCCGTTGCTGCAACTTTTTTTGTGGTCGCCCCCCCACACCAGAATATGTCGTTGACCAACACAAAGACGGGCTTCTCTGTTAAGGACATTTTGGACCTGCCGGACACGAATGACGAAGAGGGATCTATCACCGGGGCGGAGGAGGACACGGAGGGTTCGGAGAGCACGTCCACGACGAAAAGCGCTGGAGTTTTGCTCAAAAGTCCCCTGGAAAACGTGCAGAACCTGCCTTTAAAGAACCCCTTTTACGACACTAGTGACAATCCGTACACGCGATGGCTCGCCACCACGGACAGTATTCAATATTCAT TGTTCCTCCCGTttctcgccgccgccgcagtgCACGGCCTCACCGCCGGCTCCCAGGACTCGGCCAAATCGCCGGAGCCGTCCGCGGACGACGAGTCGCCGGATAACGACAAGGAGACGTCGAGCAGCGGGGGCAGCGACTCGGGCAAGAAGCGCAAACGGCGGGTGCTGTTCTCCAAGGCGCAGACCTACGAGCTGGAGCGCCGGTTCCGACAGCAGAGGTACCTGTCCGCCCCGGAGAGGGAGCACCTGGCCAGCCTGATCCGCCTCACCCCGACCCAAGTGAAGATCTGGTTCCAAAACCACCGGTACAAGATGAAGCGAGCCCGGGCAGAGAAAGGTATGGAAGTGAGCCACCTCCCTTCTCCCAGGCGAGTGGCCGTGCCCGTGTTAGTCAGAGACGGGAAGCCTTGTCACACCCTTAAAGCTCAGGACTTGGCGGCCACTTTTCAGGCCGGGATCCCCTTCACGGCGTACGGCGCGCAGTCGCTCCAACACATGCAGTACAACGCGCAGTACGGCGCCACTGCCACGCCGCACTTCCCCACGGCGCACCACTTGGTGCAAACGCAACAGTGGACTTGGTAA
- the nkx2.2a gene encoding homeobox protein Nkx-2.2a isoform X4 has product MSAVRTLRPLSHVGFSWVQHYLVDQRIVRQKGAVAATFFVVAPPHQNMSLTNTKTGFSVKDILDLPDTNDEEGSITGAEEDTEGSESTSTTKSAGVLLKSPLENVQNLPLKNPFYDTSDNPYTRWLATTDSIQYSLFLPFLAAAAVHGLTAGSQDSAKSPEPSADDESPDNDKETSSSGGSDSGKKRKRRVLFSKAQTYELERRFRQQRYLSAPEREHLASLIRLTPTQVKIWFQNHRYKMKRARAEKGMEVSHLPSPRRVAVPVLVRDGKPCHTLKAQDLAATFQAGIPFTAYGAQSLQHMQYNAQYGATATPHFPTAHHLVQTQQWTW; this is encoded by the exons ATGTCTGCCGTGCGCACCCTGCGTCCCCTGTCACATGTCGGATTTAGCTGGGTGCAGCATTACTTGGTGGATCAG CGGATTGTCCGACAGAAAGGTGCCGTTGCTGCAACTTTTTTTGTGGTCGCCCCCCCACACCAGAATATGTCGTTGACCAACACAAAGACGGGCTTCTCTGTTAAGGACATTTTGGACCTGCCGGACACGAATGACGAAGAGGGATCTATCACCGGGGCGGAGGAGGACACGGAGGGTTCGGAGAGCACGTCCACGACGAAAAGCGCTGGAGTTTTGCTCAAAAGTCCCCTGGAAAACGTGCAGAACCTGCCTTTAAAGAACCCCTTTTACGACACTAGTGACAATCCGTACACGCGATGGCTCGCCACCACGGACAGTATTCAATATTCAT TGTTCCTCCCGTttctcgccgccgccgcagtgCACGGCCTCACCGCCGGCTCCCAGGACTCGGCCAAATCGCCGGAGCCGTCCGCGGACGACGAGTCGCCGGATAACGACAAGGAGACGTCGAGCAGCGGGGGCAGCGACTCGGGCAAGAAGCGCAAACGGCGGGTGCTGTTCTCCAAGGCGCAGACCTACGAGCTGGAGCGCCGGTTCCGACAGCAGAGGTACCTGTCCGCCCCGGAGAGGGAGCACCTGGCCAGCCTGATCCGCCTCACCCCGACCCAAGTGAAGATCTGGTTCCAAAACCACCGGTACAAGATGAAGCGAGCCCGGGCAGAGAAAGGTATGGAAGTGAGCCACCTCCCTTCTCCCAGGCGAGTGGCCGTGCCCGTGTTAGTCAGAGACGGGAAGCCTTGTCACACCCTTAAAGCTCAGGACTTGGCGGCCACTTTTCAGGCCGGGATCCCCTTCACGGCGTACGGCGCGCAGTCGCTCCAACACATGCAGTACAACGCGCAGTACGGCGCCACTGCCACGCCGCACTTCCCCACGGCGCACCACTTGGTGCAAACGCAACAGTGGACTTGGTAA
- the nkx2.2a gene encoding homeobox protein Nkx-2.2a isoform X1, translating into MVDARISPKTHNFTSANTVFIHLTPKTRPHVANLSRVLMHFHCRFMRADQPYMDSSDKRIVRQKGAVAATFFVVAPPHQNMSLTNTKTGFSVKDILDLPDTNDEEGSITGAEEDTEGSESTSTTKSAGVLLKSPLENVQNLPLKNPFYDTSDNPYTRWLATTDSIQYSLFLPFLAAAAVHGLTAGSQDSAKSPEPSADDESPDNDKETSSSGGSDSGKKRKRRVLFSKAQTYELERRFRQQRYLSAPEREHLASLIRLTPTQVKIWFQNHRYKMKRARAEKGMEVSHLPSPRRVAVPVLVRDGKPCHTLKAQDLAATFQAGIPFTAYGAQSLQHMQYNAQYGATATPHFPTAHHLVQTQQWTW; encoded by the exons ATGGTAGATGCTCGGATCTCCCCCAAAACCCACAATTTCACATCTGCAAACACTGTCTTCATCCACTTGACTCCTAAGACCCGCCCACACGTGGCCAACCTTTCGCgtgttttaatgcattttcactgCAGGTTCATGCGTGCAGACCAACCTTATATGGACTCATCGGACAAG CGGATTGTCCGACAGAAAGGTGCCGTTGCTGCAACTTTTTTTGTGGTCGCCCCCCCACACCAGAATATGTCGTTGACCAACACAAAGACGGGCTTCTCTGTTAAGGACATTTTGGACCTGCCGGACACGAATGACGAAGAGGGATCTATCACCGGGGCGGAGGAGGACACGGAGGGTTCGGAGAGCACGTCCACGACGAAAAGCGCTGGAGTTTTGCTCAAAAGTCCCCTGGAAAACGTGCAGAACCTGCCTTTAAAGAACCCCTTTTACGACACTAGTGACAATCCGTACACGCGATGGCTCGCCACCACGGACAGTATTCAATATTCAT TGTTCCTCCCGTttctcgccgccgccgcagtgCACGGCCTCACCGCCGGCTCCCAGGACTCGGCCAAATCGCCGGAGCCGTCCGCGGACGACGAGTCGCCGGATAACGACAAGGAGACGTCGAGCAGCGGGGGCAGCGACTCGGGCAAGAAGCGCAAACGGCGGGTGCTGTTCTCCAAGGCGCAGACCTACGAGCTGGAGCGCCGGTTCCGACAGCAGAGGTACCTGTCCGCCCCGGAGAGGGAGCACCTGGCCAGCCTGATCCGCCTCACCCCGACCCAAGTGAAGATCTGGTTCCAAAACCACCGGTACAAGATGAAGCGAGCCCGGGCAGAGAAAGGTATGGAAGTGAGCCACCTCCCTTCTCCCAGGCGAGTGGCCGTGCCCGTGTTAGTCAGAGACGGGAAGCCTTGTCACACCCTTAAAGCTCAGGACTTGGCGGCCACTTTTCAGGCCGGGATCCCCTTCACGGCGTACGGCGCGCAGTCGCTCCAACACATGCAGTACAACGCGCAGTACGGCGCCACTGCCACGCCGCACTTCCCCACGGCGCACCACTTGGTGCAAACGCAACAGTGGACTTGGTAA
- the nkx2.2a gene encoding homeobox protein Nkx-2.2a isoform X2 — MVDARISPKTHNFTSANTVFIHLTPKTRPHVANLSRVLMHFHCRFMRADQPYMDSSDKRIVRQKGAVAATFFVVAPPHQNMSLTNTKTGFSVKDILDLPDTNDEEGSITGAEEDTEGSESTSTTKSAGVLLKSPLENVQNLPLKNPFYDTSDNPYTRWLATTDSIQYSLHGLTAGSQDSAKSPEPSADDESPDNDKETSSSGGSDSGKKRKRRVLFSKAQTYELERRFRQQRYLSAPEREHLASLIRLTPTQVKIWFQNHRYKMKRARAEKGMEVSHLPSPRRVAVPVLVRDGKPCHTLKAQDLAATFQAGIPFTAYGAQSLQHMQYNAQYGATATPHFPTAHHLVQTQQWTW, encoded by the exons ATGGTAGATGCTCGGATCTCCCCCAAAACCCACAATTTCACATCTGCAAACACTGTCTTCATCCACTTGACTCCTAAGACCCGCCCACACGTGGCCAACCTTTCGCgtgttttaatgcattttcactgCAGGTTCATGCGTGCAGACCAACCTTATATGGACTCATCGGACAAG CGGATTGTCCGACAGAAAGGTGCCGTTGCTGCAACTTTTTTTGTGGTCGCCCCCCCACACCAGAATATGTCGTTGACCAACACAAAGACGGGCTTCTCTGTTAAGGACATTTTGGACCTGCCGGACACGAATGACGAAGAGGGATCTATCACCGGGGCGGAGGAGGACACGGAGGGTTCGGAGAGCACGTCCACGACGAAAAGCGCTGGAGTTTTGCTCAAAAGTCCCCTGGAAAACGTGCAGAACCTGCCTTTAAAGAACCCCTTTTACGACACTAGTGACAATCCGTACACGCGATGGCTCGCCACCACGGACAGTATTCAATATTCAT tgCACGGCCTCACCGCCGGCTCCCAGGACTCGGCCAAATCGCCGGAGCCGTCCGCGGACGACGAGTCGCCGGATAACGACAAGGAGACGTCGAGCAGCGGGGGCAGCGACTCGGGCAAGAAGCGCAAACGGCGGGTGCTGTTCTCCAAGGCGCAGACCTACGAGCTGGAGCGCCGGTTCCGACAGCAGAGGTACCTGTCCGCCCCGGAGAGGGAGCACCTGGCCAGCCTGATCCGCCTCACCCCGACCCAAGTGAAGATCTGGTTCCAAAACCACCGGTACAAGATGAAGCGAGCCCGGGCAGAGAAAGGTATGGAAGTGAGCCACCTCCCTTCTCCCAGGCGAGTGGCCGTGCCCGTGTTAGTCAGAGACGGGAAGCCTTGTCACACCCTTAAAGCTCAGGACTTGGCGGCCACTTTTCAGGCCGGGATCCCCTTCACGGCGTACGGCGCGCAGTCGCTCCAACACATGCAGTACAACGCGCAGTACGGCGCCACTGCCACGCCGCACTTCCCCACGGCGCACCACTTGGTGCAAACGCAACAGTGGACTTGGTAA
- the nkx2.2a gene encoding homeobox protein Nkx-2.2a isoform X5, producing the protein MSLTNTKTGFSVKDILDLPDTNDEEGSITGAEEDTEGSESTSTTKSAGVLLKSPLENVQNLPLKNPFYDTSDNPYTRWLATTDSIQYSLFLPFLAAAAVHGLTAGSQDSAKSPEPSADDESPDNDKETSSSGGSDSGKKRKRRVLFSKAQTYELERRFRQQRYLSAPEREHLASLIRLTPTQVKIWFQNHRYKMKRARAEKGMEVSHLPSPRRVAVPVLVRDGKPCHTLKAQDLAATFQAGIPFTAYGAQSLQHMQYNAQYGATATPHFPTAHHLVQTQQWTW; encoded by the exons ATGTCGTTGACCAACACAAAGACGGGCTTCTCTGTTAAGGACATTTTGGACCTGCCGGACACGAATGACGAAGAGGGATCTATCACCGGGGCGGAGGAGGACACGGAGGGTTCGGAGAGCACGTCCACGACGAAAAGCGCTGGAGTTTTGCTCAAAAGTCCCCTGGAAAACGTGCAGAACCTGCCTTTAAAGAACCCCTTTTACGACACTAGTGACAATCCGTACACGCGATGGCTCGCCACCACGGACAGTATTCAATATTCAT TGTTCCTCCCGTttctcgccgccgccgcagtgCACGGCCTCACCGCCGGCTCCCAGGACTCGGCCAAATCGCCGGAGCCGTCCGCGGACGACGAGTCGCCGGATAACGACAAGGAGACGTCGAGCAGCGGGGGCAGCGACTCGGGCAAGAAGCGCAAACGGCGGGTGCTGTTCTCCAAGGCGCAGACCTACGAGCTGGAGCGCCGGTTCCGACAGCAGAGGTACCTGTCCGCCCCGGAGAGGGAGCACCTGGCCAGCCTGATCCGCCTCACCCCGACCCAAGTGAAGATCTGGTTCCAAAACCACCGGTACAAGATGAAGCGAGCCCGGGCAGAGAAAGGTATGGAAGTGAGCCACCTCCCTTCTCCCAGGCGAGTGGCCGTGCCCGTGTTAGTCAGAGACGGGAAGCCTTGTCACACCCTTAAAGCTCAGGACTTGGCGGCCACTTTTCAGGCCGGGATCCCCTTCACGGCGTACGGCGCGCAGTCGCTCCAACACATGCAGTACAACGCGCAGTACGGCGCCACTGCCACGCCGCACTTCCCCACGGCGCACCACTTGGTGCAAACGCAACAGTGGACTTGGTAA
- the nkx2.4a gene encoding NK2 homeobox 4a isoform X2, producing the protein MSLSPKHTTPFSVTDILSPIEETYKKFSAMDGAGNLSSPLGAYRQPQVSQGGMQQHSMGHNGGVAAAYHMPHSVSQFSHSAMGGYCNGSIGNMGELPSYQESMRNSAAAATGWYSTNADPRYSTSMNMAAMGGLTGMADASKSMPALHAAPRRKRRVLFSQAQVYELERRFKQQKYLSAPEREHLASMIHLTPTQVKIWFQNHRYKMKRQAKDKAAQQMQQQQQQQQQQQQQDGTMCQQQAQSPRRVAVPVLVKDGKPCQNASNTPTPNQQAVQQNQQSQQQNGAVVVLGQHQNQQQVNDLDLEEMSPSPPSLHSQLSMAQIDTSAVDYATNMVSSNLLYGRTW; encoded by the exons ATGTCGTTGAGCCCAAAGCATACAACGCCTTTTTCCGTGACAGATATTTTGAGCCCAATCGAGGAGACCTACAAGAAGTTTAGTGCCATGGACGGCGCGGGGAACCTGAGCTCTCCGCTGGGAGCCTACCGGCAGCCGCAAGTGTCTCAGGGCGGCATGCAGCAGCACTCCATGGGCCACAACGGCGGCGTGGCGGCAGCCTACCACATGCCGCACTCGGTGTCCCAGTTCTCCCACAGCGCCATGGGGGGATATTGCAATGGAAGCATTGGCAACATGGGCGAGTTGCCGTCCTACCAGGAGAGCATGAGGAATAGTGCTGCTGCAGCAACAGGCTGGTACAGCACCAACGCTGACCCCAGATATTCCACCA GTATGAACATGGCGGCCATGGGGGGTCTGACGGGAATGGCGGACGCCTCCAAATCCATGCCGGCCCTGCACGCCGCGCCCAGGAGGAAGCGGCGAGTTCTCTTCTCGCAGGCTCAGGTCTACGAGTTGGAGAGGAGgttcaagcagcaaaagtaCCTGTCGGCGCCGGAGAGGGAGCACCTGGCGAGCATGATCCACCTGACGCCGACCCAGGTGAagatctggttccagaaccATCGATACAAGATGAAGCGCCAGGCCAAGGACAAGGCGGCGCAGCagatgcaacaacaacaacagcagcagcaacaacaacagcaacaggaCGGGACCATGTGCCAACAGCAGGCCCAGTCCCCGAGGCGCGTAGCCGTACCGGTTCTGGTCAAGGACGGCAAACCGTGTCAGAACGCCTCCAACACGCCGACGCCGAACCAACAAGCCGTGCAACAGAATCAACAGAGCCAACAGCAGAATGGGGCCGTGGTGGTGCTCGGCCAGCACcagaaccaacagcaagtaaaCGATTTGGACCTGGAGGAGATGTCGCCCAGCCCCCCCTCCCTGCACAGCCAGCTCAGCATGGCCCAAATAGACACTTCTGCTGTAGATTACGCCACTAATATGGTCAGCTCGAACCTCCTATACGGCAGAACGTGGTAG
- the nkx2.4a gene encoding NK2 homeobox 4a isoform X1 encodes MSLSPKHTTPFSVTDILSPIEETYKKFSAMDGAGNLSSPLGAYRQPQVSQGGMQQHSMGHNGGVAAAYHMPHSVSQFSHSAMGGYCNGSIGNMGELPSYQESMRNSAAAATGWYSTNADPRYSTISRFMGPSTGMNMAAMGGLTGMADASKSMPALHAAPRRKRRVLFSQAQVYELERRFKQQKYLSAPEREHLASMIHLTPTQVKIWFQNHRYKMKRQAKDKAAQQMQQQQQQQQQQQQQDGTMCQQQAQSPRRVAVPVLVKDGKPCQNASNTPTPNQQAVQQNQQSQQQNGAVVVLGQHQNQQQVNDLDLEEMSPSPPSLHSQLSMAQIDTSAVDYATNMVSSNLLYGRTW; translated from the exons ATGTCGTTGAGCCCAAAGCATACAACGCCTTTTTCCGTGACAGATATTTTGAGCCCAATCGAGGAGACCTACAAGAAGTTTAGTGCCATGGACGGCGCGGGGAACCTGAGCTCTCCGCTGGGAGCCTACCGGCAGCCGCAAGTGTCTCAGGGCGGCATGCAGCAGCACTCCATGGGCCACAACGGCGGCGTGGCGGCAGCCTACCACATGCCGCACTCGGTGTCCCAGTTCTCCCACAGCGCCATGGGGGGATATTGCAATGGAAGCATTGGCAACATGGGCGAGTTGCCGTCCTACCAGGAGAGCATGAGGAATAGTGCTGCTGCAGCAACAGGCTGGTACAGCACCAACGCTGACCCCAGATATTCCACCA TTTCTAGATTCATGGGACCTTCCACAGGTATGAACATGGCGGCCATGGGGGGTCTGACGGGAATGGCGGACGCCTCCAAATCCATGCCGGCCCTGCACGCCGCGCCCAGGAGGAAGCGGCGAGTTCTCTTCTCGCAGGCTCAGGTCTACGAGTTGGAGAGGAGgttcaagcagcaaaagtaCCTGTCGGCGCCGGAGAGGGAGCACCTGGCGAGCATGATCCACCTGACGCCGACCCAGGTGAagatctggttccagaaccATCGATACAAGATGAAGCGCCAGGCCAAGGACAAGGCGGCGCAGCagatgcaacaacaacaacagcagcagcaacaacaacagcaacaggaCGGGACCATGTGCCAACAGCAGGCCCAGTCCCCGAGGCGCGTAGCCGTACCGGTTCTGGTCAAGGACGGCAAACCGTGTCAGAACGCCTCCAACACGCCGACGCCGAACCAACAAGCCGTGCAACAGAATCAACAGAGCCAACAGCAGAATGGGGCCGTGGTGGTGCTCGGCCAGCACcagaaccaacagcaagtaaaCGATTTGGACCTGGAGGAGATGTCGCCCAGCCCCCCCTCCCTGCACAGCCAGCTCAGCATGGCCCAAATAGACACTTCTGCTGTAGATTACGCCACTAATATGGTCAGCTCGAACCTCCTATACGGCAGAACGTGGTAG